AATTATCGCAAATGACTTGGTTGACATTCCAGGATGTTTGATATAAATGCTTCATAAATTTCTATACAATAACTGCACATTTTTAAGTATTCAAAGGCAGTAACAAGCTCCTAACTGTGACAGATTTTGACAGATATGAGAATATGGCAACAAAAAGTTCCATAATAACTTCATCATTTGCTGGGAGTTGAGTTTTAACCCACCTGATGAACCCGTAACTAATATTTTACCTCCTTTTGCGCAATTATCTCCAGGGGGAAAAAATGCTCTTTACACGCAAAATATTTCATTATGTTCACATTCACAAAAGCAATGCGTCTGTCGACACATCATCATTGTTGTTTTAATGACAAAATATCCACGTCATTATATTCCACCTATTTTACAAACAGCTGAAGTGTTTATGATGTATTCACATAATGAGCGCGGTACAGGATGAGAATGAACTATTTATAATGACCAGACCTGTACCCTTCATTCTCctggaaaataatgaacataCGGCCTAATTTTAGAACTCAGAGGATTAATCTATTCTTTAACTGCAGCAGATTTTAGAGCAGAAGTCTGTCCCTTACCTGCTGTATGAGACTGATAAGGCAATGCCCAACAGGATGATGGACAGTATGTGTCTCCATAGTAGGTCCACACATCGAGCATTGTTTGTTTGATGCATTCTGAAAAGATAGGAAAACATGAGTCTGCACTATGGCATCAATGTCAtgtgttgaaaaaaaataaataaaaatctcagAACTGATAAAGCATAGGAACTGCAAAGACATTCCTGTAATAGGTTTTCATGTTAAAATAATGTCCACGCAAGAATTTTAGCAAAAGTTGTATAGTCATTctaacacacctgtaacacacaatGCATGACCAAGAAGGTAGATAACACCACTGGACAACTTTTGCTAATTTGCTGAAATAGCGTGCCTGCTGTGAACATACTTAGTTGTAGCAtgaaaaaatgcagaatttaACTGCAAAACAGCTGTTAACAGAGACAACAGAATTGCCTGTAATTCAGTTTCCATGACAAATTAATGGCTGGTAGTCAAGGCTGACATTTTGTTTCATTCCAGAGAAAAGGCACATGAAagttgttgcaaaaaaaaaaaaaaaaatcagggaaaggtatgtatttactgatgatcTACATTTGGATTTTCCAATTCAATTCTGGAGAGTTGGTGAGCAAATCATAATTCCCCAAAGCCTTTGTTTCTGTTAGTCCACATTATAACAAACcccaaagttttgaaaataaaatggGGCCAGGAAGCGTTTCAGTTTCAGGTCGATTAAAAGGCTAGAGTAGCGTGGACACTAGGTGTAAATGTAGCACAAACCCCTCACAATGTGGACAAAGCGTAATGTTACTGAGACAATGGAGAGTTTCTACTGTATAGATTACTGCACTTTGTTGTCCTTCTGAGAATTTGAGAGCTGTACCTTCCTACCCTTAAATGTCCCcaagcagaaagaaaaagaaaaacaactcaccttaaataaaggaaaagaaagaagtaAACAACAAAGAACCAGATAAGCTGGGAATGACTGGAGGGCATCCCATACTCTGTGGGAACAGATGAATGAGCCCCTGCAGAAAGACAGGAACATTTACAGACTTGAATATTCATTTAAAATACAGATGCTCACTCtactctttgtttttgtgtaagaaaacacaaaatttcAACAAGATAATAGTTTTAGATGCATAACAATAGAATAGCTTTAATCACAGCACAACCCAAAGACATTATGATCAGTCAGATAAGAGATTTCCTGCATCTGAACAACTGTTACGGTGTGTTAAAAGATATCCTGCTAACAGTAATGACCTTGGCAAACAGCCAGACCTACTCaagtctgtgtttcagtgaaCTGCTTGTTCCTGCTCTCACCTGCACATGGGCGAGGCTCTCTGAGGATGTGCTTCAGCACCCAGTTCACCCCTTCATTTAGGACGATCCCACCAAAGAATGATATCTGGAAAACAGGTCAACAACACTTCAAACTCACCTGATTCAACATCATCCGTGATTAACCACCAGGAGTCACAGAAATCATTATGTCCTGTCACTAAATGTGACCCCGTTTCTGAAAACCCTGTTAAGAAAGTGCATAACTTACCGTGTGCAGTTCCCGTTTAAACACTATGAGAGTAACAAAACCCACAAGAATCGCTATGGGCAGGAGAGTGATGTAAGCCAGTACTTGCCCTGTGAGATCACCTAAAACAGGGACACAACACAGGCGTTAATGGGACAGACACCATAAGCCCTGGTATCAGCTAATATTTAAGTCCAAACATCACCTAGCATGTGAAATATACAACCCGGACGCGTCAAATATTTAACTATAGCTAAACGTAGTGAGGTGGTGCAGTATAGGCAAGGCTCTCTACCCCAAGCTATATTAATGGacaatataatttatttaattaatcTGAATCCTGCTC
This region of Sphaeramia orbicularis chromosome 12, fSphaOr1.1, whole genome shotgun sequence genomic DNA includes:
- the dolpp1 gene encoding dolichyldiphosphatase 1 — translated: MAMQEQCSAPPQWRSISLTHVEFAEGDLTGQVLAYITLLPIAILVGFVTLIVFKRELHTISFFGGIVLNEGVNWVLKHILREPRPCAGAHSSVPTEYGMPSSHSQLIWFFVVYFFLFLYLRMHQTNNARCVDLLWRHILSIILLGIALSVSYSRVYLLYHTWSQVFYGGVAGSTIGIIWFFFTQEVLTPLFPKIAAWPISEYFLVRDTSLIPNILWFEYTVTRSEARNRQRKLGTKLQ